One window from the genome of Lepisosteus oculatus isolate fLepOcu1 chromosome 25, fLepOcu1.hap2, whole genome shotgun sequence encodes:
- the LOC107075568 gene encoding streptomycin biosynthesis protein StrI-like isoform X2: MGRKKKTLHDYAAEFTDLAVKRHVVEQHESGERTLVEILYCKSCEIPMRVRRDRILEHLASARHYRNRRLAKQQWERKPTLIPSPTDVHPSIPVKLDSTPPLALQSQLILHGNHCSSTSTSAHPPPASQYQPAVPPRPSGVSSTANGSSASTQVDHAPSMTSNKGLVGSRVKSPPLLAWSSSPWLVVTEASNSVSSGRHSSGGGLPGGLGVGLALFGVGSGSRALCQSLVEESGCHLLYIVEDQRWEVESLFSQEHLTHTRVLRAIDTDIVLSDQRVAGVVVCSPPNEASVIVLDALRAGKGVFCEKLPSLDRHIAESCFEEAERLGKPLVCGFYKRFDPALQFLYKRVHENGTLGRIQRISAVSRLYPRPSVARIKSSGGIFFSMAVHDIDIICWLLGESAPDTIFSLGHAFCAEVAAVNDADSISVSMKFPSGAIASLDVSQHCNKSCDQSLEVHGSEGSLQMENRNPLGISDHSTSSGLCLQSTSDRYREAYRELLRHFLRTLKGRETPFFTKEQYLWTIQVAAAAEQSWRNGSAVDLRNEAPDTTVIKTEVQ, encoded by the exons atggggaggaaaaaaaagacccTGCACGACTACGCCGCCGAGTTCACCGATTTGGCCGTGAAGAGGCATGTCGTGGAGCAGCATGAGTCCGGGGAGAGGACCCTGGTGGAAATCTTGTACTGTAAATCCTGCGAGATCCCCATGAGGGTCCGCAGGGACAGGATTCTCGAGCACCTCGCTTCAGCCAGGCACTACCGAAACAGGCGGCTCGCCAAGCAACAGTGGGAGAGAAAGCCCACGCTCAT ACCTTCGCCAACCGACGTCCACCCCAGCATACCAGTCAAGCTAGACTCCACTCCCCCCCTGGCCTTGCAGTCCCAGCTGATCCTGCATGGAAATCACTGCTCCTCCACAAGCACCAGTGCCCACCCGCCTCCAGCCTCCCAGTACCAACCAGCGGTCCCGCCCCGCCCCAGTGGCGTCAGCTCCACTGCTAATGGAAGCTCCGCCTCCACACAGGTTGACCACGCCCCTTCTATGACCTCAAACAAGGGCCTGGTCGGCTCTCGAGTCAAGAGCCCCCCGCTGCTGGCATGGTCCTCCAGCCCCTGGTTGGTGGTGACGGAGGCGTCTAACAGTGTGTCCTCCGGGCGGCACAGCTCCGGGGGAGGGTTGCCAGGTGGCCTGGGAGTTGGGTTGGCGCTCTTTGGCGTTGGCTCCGGCAGCAGGGCCCTGTGCCAGAGCCTGGTAGAGGAGAGTGGGTGCCACTTGCTGTATATCGTGGAGGACCAGCGCTGGGAAGTCGAGAGCCTCTTTAGCCAAGAGCATCTTACTCATACCCGCGTGCTTCGTGCCATTGACACTGACATCGTGCTCAGCGACCAACG tgTCGCAGGAGTAGTGGTTTGTTCTcccccaaatgaggcctcagtCATAGTTCTGGATGCATTACGAGCAG GTAAAGGGGTGTTCTGTGAGAAGCTGCCTAGTTTAGACAGACACATAGCAGAGTCCTGCTTTGAAGAGGCTGAAAGGCTGGGGAAACCACTGGTGTGTGGATTTTACAA GCGTTTTGACCCAGCTTTGCAGTTCTTGTATAAGAGGGTTCATGAAAACGGCACCTTGGGTAGAATTCAGAGGATATCCGCCGTGAGTCGACTGTACCCTCGTCCTTCTGTGGCCAGGATCAAATCATCCG GAGGGATCTTTTTCAGCATGGCTGTACATGATATTGATATTATCTGCTGGCTGTTAGGAGAAAGTGCTCCAGACACCATCTTTTCTCTGGGACATGCATTCTGTGCAG AAGTGGCCGCGGTGAACGACGCCGATTCCATCTCCGTCAGTATGAAATTCCCCAGCGGGGCCATCGCCTCCCTGGATGTCAGCCAGCACTGCAACAAGAGCTGTGACCAAAGcctggag GTCCATGGCTCAGAAGGTTCCCTGCAGATGGAGAACCGGAACCCTCTGGGAATCTCAGACCATAGCACCTCTTCTGGCCTGTGCCTACAGTCCACATCTGACCGCTACAGAGAAGCCTACAGAGAACTGTTGCGCCACTTCCTCAGGACTCTCAAAG GAAGGGAAACACCTTTCTTCACCAAAGAGCAGTATTTGTGGACAATCCAGGTGGCGGCAGCAGCTGAGCAGTCGTGGAGAAACGGCTCTGCAGTGGACCTGCGAAATGAAGCCCCCGACACCACCGTCATCAAGACTGAGGTCCAGTGA
- the LOC107075568 gene encoding uncharacterized protein isoform X1, with protein sequence MGRKKKTLHDYAAEFTDLAVKRHVVEQHESGERTLVEILYCKSCEIPMRVRRDRILEHLASARHYRNRRLAKQQWERKPTLIPSPTDVHPSIPVKLDSTPPLALQSQLILHGNHCSSTSTSAHPPPASQYQPAVPPRPSGVSSTANGSSASTQVDHAPSMTSNKGLVGSRVKSPPLLAWSSSPWLVVTEASNSVSSGRHSSGGGLPGGLGVGLALFGVGSGSRALCQSLVEESGCHLLYIVEDQRWEVESLFSQEHLTHTRVLRAIDTDIVLSDQRYDSEAATSVAGVVVCSPPNEASVIVLDALRAGKGVFCEKLPSLDRHIAESCFEEAERLGKPLVCGFYKRFDPALQFLYKRVHENGTLGRIQRISAVSRLYPRPSVARIKSSGGIFFSMAVHDIDIICWLLGESAPDTIFSLGHAFCAEVAAVNDADSISVSMKFPSGAIASLDVSQHCNKSCDQSLEVHGSEGSLQMENRNPLGISDHSTSSGLCLQSTSDRYREAYRELLRHFLRTLKGRETPFFTKEQYLWTIQVAAAAEQSWRNGSAVDLRNEAPDTTVIKTEVQ encoded by the exons atggggaggaaaaaaaagacccTGCACGACTACGCCGCCGAGTTCACCGATTTGGCCGTGAAGAGGCATGTCGTGGAGCAGCATGAGTCCGGGGAGAGGACCCTGGTGGAAATCTTGTACTGTAAATCCTGCGAGATCCCCATGAGGGTCCGCAGGGACAGGATTCTCGAGCACCTCGCTTCAGCCAGGCACTACCGAAACAGGCGGCTCGCCAAGCAACAGTGGGAGAGAAAGCCCACGCTCAT ACCTTCGCCAACCGACGTCCACCCCAGCATACCAGTCAAGCTAGACTCCACTCCCCCCCTGGCCTTGCAGTCCCAGCTGATCCTGCATGGAAATCACTGCTCCTCCACAAGCACCAGTGCCCACCCGCCTCCAGCCTCCCAGTACCAACCAGCGGTCCCGCCCCGCCCCAGTGGCGTCAGCTCCACTGCTAATGGAAGCTCCGCCTCCACACAGGTTGACCACGCCCCTTCTATGACCTCAAACAAGGGCCTGGTCGGCTCTCGAGTCAAGAGCCCCCCGCTGCTGGCATGGTCCTCCAGCCCCTGGTTGGTGGTGACGGAGGCGTCTAACAGTGTGTCCTCCGGGCGGCACAGCTCCGGGGGAGGGTTGCCAGGTGGCCTGGGAGTTGGGTTGGCGCTCTTTGGCGTTGGCTCCGGCAGCAGGGCCCTGTGCCAGAGCCTGGTAGAGGAGAGTGGGTGCCACTTGCTGTATATCGTGGAGGACCAGCGCTGGGAAGTCGAGAGCCTCTTTAGCCAAGAGCATCTTACTCATACCCGCGTGCTTCGTGCCATTGACACTGACATCGTGCTCAGCGACCAACGGTATGACTCTGAAGCTGCTACAAG tgTCGCAGGAGTAGTGGTTTGTTCTcccccaaatgaggcctcagtCATAGTTCTGGATGCATTACGAGCAG GTAAAGGGGTGTTCTGTGAGAAGCTGCCTAGTTTAGACAGACACATAGCAGAGTCCTGCTTTGAAGAGGCTGAAAGGCTGGGGAAACCACTGGTGTGTGGATTTTACAA GCGTTTTGACCCAGCTTTGCAGTTCTTGTATAAGAGGGTTCATGAAAACGGCACCTTGGGTAGAATTCAGAGGATATCCGCCGTGAGTCGACTGTACCCTCGTCCTTCTGTGGCCAGGATCAAATCATCCG GAGGGATCTTTTTCAGCATGGCTGTACATGATATTGATATTATCTGCTGGCTGTTAGGAGAAAGTGCTCCAGACACCATCTTTTCTCTGGGACATGCATTCTGTGCAG AAGTGGCCGCGGTGAACGACGCCGATTCCATCTCCGTCAGTATGAAATTCCCCAGCGGGGCCATCGCCTCCCTGGATGTCAGCCAGCACTGCAACAAGAGCTGTGACCAAAGcctggag GTCCATGGCTCAGAAGGTTCCCTGCAGATGGAGAACCGGAACCCTCTGGGAATCTCAGACCATAGCACCTCTTCTGGCCTGTGCCTACAGTCCACATCTGACCGCTACAGAGAAGCCTACAGAGAACTGTTGCGCCACTTCCTCAGGACTCTCAAAG GAAGGGAAACACCTTTCTTCACCAAAGAGCAGTATTTGTGGACAATCCAGGTGGCGGCAGCAGCTGAGCAGTCGTGGAGAAACGGCTCTGCAGTGGACCTGCGAAATGAAGCCCCCGACACCACCGTCATCAAGACTGAGGTCCAGTGA